A window from Kovacikia minuta CCNUW1 encodes these proteins:
- a CDS encoding Uma2 family endonuclease, producing MITQASEPRTYTVEEYLELELAAETRSEYRNGAIIPMTGGTPDHNDIASNLMVALKLALRGKPYRAFITDQRL from the coding sequence ATGATTACCCAGGCTTCAGAACCCCGCACCTATACCGTTGAAGAATATCTGGAACTCGAACTTGCGGCTGAAACTCGTAGCGAATACCGCAATGGAGCAATTATCCCTATGACGGGCGGCACTCCTGACCATAACGATATTGCCAGCAACCTGATGGTTGCCCTCAAGCTTGCCCTTAGAGGAAAACCCTATCGTGCCTTCATCACCGATCAGCGGCTCTGA
- a CDS encoding helix-turn-helix domain-containing protein, which produces MATFICCKRTTNVIALLTLGKLRKRAGLTQRQLADALGVTIKTVSAWERGVVEPRFNLSLENLILQSLEHSVSQPAQDQNDPLVQLFGSIQVEGIHDLGENHDHYIGQALYEELHPNE; this is translated from the coding sequence ATCGCGACATTTATTTGTTGCAAGAGAACTACTAATGTCATAGCTTTACTGACGCTGGGTAAGTTACGAAAACGGGCTGGATTAACTCAGCGGCAGCTTGCAGATGCCCTCGGAGTTACAATCAAGACAGTGAGTGCCTGGGAACGTGGTGTGGTTGAACCACGATTTAACCTTTCTCTAGAAAACCTGATACTCCAATCTTTGGAGCATTCAGTTAGCCAACCAGCGCAAGATCAGAATGATCCACTCGTGCAACTGTTTGGTTCAATTCAGGTAGAAGGCATTCACGACCTCGGCGAAAACCACGACCATTACATCGGGCAAGCGTTATACGAAGAACTGCATCCAAATGAGTAA
- a CDS encoding DUF5615 family PIN-like protein translates to MNFLADENLDAPIIERLRQDGHTVLSVAEMEAGIDDETVLELANQEMAVLLTSDKDFGELVFRLQRLTTGVILVRLAGVSLAEKAEIVSQVILQHAEELAGAFTVITSKRVRIRKLEI, encoded by the coding sequence TTGAATTTCCTGGCAGACGAGAATTTAGATGCCCCCATTATTGAACGACTGCGACAAGATGGACATACCGTTTTGTCTGTAGCTGAAATGGAAGCAGGAATTGATGACGAAACAGTGCTTGAATTGGCAAACCAGGAAATGGCTGTTTTGTTGACCAGTGATAAAGATTTTGGGGAGCTAGTTTTTCGTTTACAACGACTGACAACAGGAGTCATTCTAGTTCGTCTGGCAGGCGTTTCCCTCGCTGAAAAAGCAGAAATTGTGTCTCAAGTGATTCTCCAGCACGCTGAAGAACTTGCAGGTGCTTTTACTGTGATTACTTCCAAAAGAGTGCGAATTCGCAAATTGGAAATTTGA
- a CDS encoding DUF433 domain-containing protein, with the protein MQQDLKQWIVSDPKIMMGKPVIRGTRITVELILEKLAAGETPEQILESHPRLTHDAIQAALAFAVEVLRADVVYPISEAAS; encoded by the coding sequence ATGCAACAAGATCTGAAGCAATGGATTGTGTCTGACCCCAAGATTATGATGGGTAAGCCTGTGATTCGGGGAACACGGATTACCGTTGAATTGATTTTGGAAAAACTGGCGGCGGGGGAAACTCCAGAACAAATTTTGGAATCGCATCCACGTTTAACTCATGATGCGATTCAAGCGGCACTGGCTTTTGCAGTTGAGGTGTTGCGGGCAGATGTTGTCTATCCAATTTCTGAGGCAGCTTCTTGA
- a CDS encoding Shedu anti-phage system protein SduA domain-containing protein — protein MGYLQSVHLNHVNFRKANLNGTNFHLAHFMDADLSGATLRGTNLGMTILSKTNFCGADLREANLYAVQALSTNFTGAKFTGVCIESWNPSNAVLDDIDCQYVYLKSPNKDRCPSNRNFVPGEFSKLFQANRSYSRLAILEQKINRFEKLLNDNPEGNESLFHYFLKDNPELLDICGTVESKPWFDYPPGKLSPTGKSRLQPDFIIREPSNCYKLVEIEKPGKQIETRQGHPTSLFNQASWQLGEWKTYLDRYSYLLEEKYQGISISEHRSYMLVIGRRVESDYLGLLSNSNQGIKISTYDDLLDKAKQAFENLKALSL, from the coding sequence ATGGGCTATCTTCAATCTGTCCATCTTAATCATGTTAACTTCAGAAAAGCTAATCTCAATGGAACTAATTTTCACTTGGCGCACTTCATGGATGCCGATCTCAGCGGTGCAACTCTTAGAGGCACTAATCTCGGTATGACGATTCTTAGTAAAACTAACTTTTGTGGGGCTGATCTTAGAGAAGCCAATCTATATGCTGTTCAAGCTTTATCAACTAACTTCACAGGAGCAAAGTTTACAGGAGTTTGTATTGAATCTTGGAATCCTAGTAATGCAGTTTTAGATGATATTGATTGCCAGTATGTATACTTAAAATCCCCCAACAAGGATCGCTGTCCTAGTAATAGGAATTTTGTTCCAGGAGAATTTTCAAAACTATTTCAAGCAAATCGCTCTTATAGCAGACTTGCGATTCTAGAGCAAAAAATTAATCGCTTTGAAAAGTTATTGAATGATAATCCTGAAGGCAACGAAAGCTTATTTCATTACTTTCTAAAAGATAATCCTGAATTGCTGGACATTTGCGGAACAGTTGAATCAAAACCCTGGTTTGATTATCCACCAGGAAAGTTATCACCTACGGGTAAATCGCGCTTACAACCAGACTTCATTATTAGAGAACCCAGCAATTGCTATAAACTGGTTGAAATAGAAAAGCCTGGAAAACAAATAGAAACGAGACAGGGACATCCCACGAGTCTTTTTAATCAGGCATCCTGGCAGTTGGGTGAATGGAAAACTTATCTCGATCGTTATTCTTATTTGCTTGAGGAGAAATACCAGGGTATTTCTATTTCAGAACATCGTTCCTACATGCTAGTGATAGGCAGGCGCGTTGAGTCAGATTACCTGGGACTTCTCTCTAATAGCAATCAAGGTATAAAGATTTCCACCTATGATGACTTGCTGGATAAAGCAAAACAAGCTTTTGAGAACTTAAAGGCTTTATCACTGTGA
- a CDS encoding pentapeptide repeat-containing protein: MANEEHLAKLQEGIEAWNAWRSIAPDVKADLKYINLSGLDLSGINLSGADLFSIQLQGTNLFEADLSSK; the protein is encoded by the coding sequence ATGGCAAATGAGGAACATCTGGCTAAGTTGCAGGAAGGTATAGAAGCTTGGAATGCCTGGAGATCAATTGCTCCTGATGTAAAAGCTGACCTTAAATACATTAATCTTAGTGGTTTGGATCTAAGTGGAATAAATCTTTCCGGTGCAGATTTATTCAGTATTCAATTACAAGGAACAAATCTTTTTGAAGCAGATCTTAGTTCTAAGTAG
- a CDS encoding glycoside hydrolase family 15 protein, producing MILSLPRRPVRDALPECFYLAFNPERSGPLSSIQEFKLESQTNTSQLLTRLRESENLYEQVEILSTLVRLKGLTFDTGFGQPEQTVTVAQLLNEIYIKAGKLKWWAIARRVAGLYDKMAINLADVVTDILVRQKQIAIGKSYSEASLITKPLTPPEIMEKIREFCREDIRDRMLTQEILIYLSLLIKAEPQLFNGLLTLRVGYLILLITSELAQEFNVAQDEAYERLMQLSPHEIQTRLYQVLVGYAGLDKALFRQESLHVKQQDKDIDWVVQLDAEETKPTTENWRRKRQLDGSLNRIPKNFYPSVWKVLQHCRGLVIGDKLERRNRLDSELLLAEMTPGEKNFALQVEHLLNKIQAPEYRQGECGSPDGTGSDR from the coding sequence ATGATTTTGAGTTTACCCAGGCGTCCGGTTCGGGATGCCCTACCCGAATGTTTCTACCTGGCATTTAACCCGGAGAGAAGCGGACCTCTAAGCAGTATTCAGGAATTTAAGCTGGAGTCGCAAACAAATACCAGCCAATTGCTGACGCGGTTAAGAGAGTCAGAGAACCTCTACGAACAGGTTGAAATATTAAGTACGCTGGTGCGCTTAAAGGGATTGACCTTTGACACGGGGTTTGGACAACCCGAACAGACGGTTACCGTGGCTCAACTGCTGAATGAAATCTACATCAAAGCGGGAAAGCTGAAGTGGTGGGCGATCGCTCGCAGAGTGGCAGGTCTATACGACAAGATGGCAATCAACCTGGCGGATGTGGTCACGGATATTCTGGTGCGGCAAAAGCAAATTGCGATCGGCAAATCCTACAGCGAAGCCTCCCTGATTACCAAACCGCTGACCCCTCCGGAGATTATGGAGAAAATTCGCGAATTCTGCCGTGAGGATATTCGTGATCGGATGTTGACGCAGGAAATTTTGATTTACCTGAGTCTGCTGATCAAAGCCGAACCCCAATTGTTTAACGGCTTACTCACCTTGCGGGTCGGCTACCTGATCCTGCTGATCACCAGCGAACTGGCACAGGAATTCAATGTCGCCCAGGACGAAGCCTACGAACGGTTGATGCAACTCAGCCCCCACGAAATTCAAACCCGCCTGTATCAGGTTCTGGTGGGCTACGCAGGTTTGGATAAAGCCCTGTTCCGCCAGGAATCGCTACACGTTAAACAGCAGGACAAGGACATCGATTGGGTGGTGCAACTGGATGCGGAGGAAACCAAACCAACAACCGAAAATTGGCGGCGCAAACGCCAACTCGATGGTTCCCTGAACCGGATTCCCAAAAACTTCTATCCCAGTGTATGGAAGGTGCTGCAACACTGTCGCGGTTTGGTGATTGGCGACAAACTGGAACGCCGGAATCGATTAGATAGCGAACTGCTGTTGGCGGAAATGACCCCTGGTGAAAAGAACTTTGCATTACAGGTGGAACATTTGCTGAACAAGATTCAGGCTCCCGAATATCGTCAGGGTGAATGTGGAAGCCCTGATGGAACTGGCAGCGATCGCTGA
- a CDS encoding glycoside hydrolase family 15 protein, producing the protein MGVTELGNRLEYYYEQIKPVILSRQNPITGLLPASTAVNAHGDYTDAWVRDNVYSILAVWGLALAYRKVDDDRGRAFELEHSVVKLMRGLLFATMRQADKVEKFKATQFPLDALHAKYDTKTGGTVVGDSDWGHLQLDATSIFLLMLAQMTASGLHIIYNTDEVNFIQNLVYYIGRAYRTPDFGIWERGNKINHGNPELNASSVGIAKAALEAMSGLNLFGVRGGQNSVIHVLPDEVARSRITLESLLPRESSSKEVDAALLSVIGFPAFAVEDGALCDRTRNDIITKLQGRYGCKRFLRDGHQTVLEDTNRLHYEPWELKQFEHIECEWPLFFTYLLLDGVFRGDPEQVKEYQERLEHVLVERDGLKLLPELYYVPQPAIDAERENPGSQERLPNENVPLVWAQSLYLLGKMLSEGLLAVGDIDPLGRHLHIRQQRKPIVQVALLAEDETLQAKLAAYGIDTQTPKQVEPLQVRQAGELAAIYTQVGRNDKLGLSGRPARRLRSLTTSRIFRVRGETIVFLPSLSDQQQFYLTFDPYFLVAQIRAELAHIQRHWSQLGRPTLTLLLTKTMLEGDDPDREDSMPLLTLIEELKNGDCNGVRVKLGRLSQFMLTATVERMDFLHDFEFTQASGSGCPTRMFLPGI; encoded by the coding sequence ATGGGCGTAACAGAGCTGGGAAATCGGCTGGAATACTACTACGAACAGATTAAACCCGTTATTCTCAGTCGGCAGAACCCGATTACGGGTCTGCTGCCCGCCAGCACTGCCGTCAATGCCCACGGGGATTATACCGACGCCTGGGTACGGGATAACGTCTACAGCATTCTTGCCGTCTGGGGGCTGGCACTGGCATATCGCAAAGTGGATGACGATCGCGGGCGCGCTTTTGAGTTAGAGCATAGCGTCGTCAAACTGATGCGGGGCTTGCTGTTTGCCACGATGCGGCAGGCAGACAAAGTGGAAAAGTTTAAGGCAACCCAATTTCCCCTGGATGCTTTGCACGCTAAGTACGACACCAAAACTGGCGGAACGGTCGTGGGTGATAGCGACTGGGGACACCTACAGCTAGACGCGACTTCCATCTTTCTGCTGATGCTGGCTCAGATGACCGCTTCCGGGTTGCACATCATCTACAACACCGATGAAGTCAATTTCATTCAAAACCTGGTTTACTACATTGGACGAGCCTATCGGACGCCTGACTTTGGCATTTGGGAGCGGGGTAACAAAATTAACCACGGCAATCCGGAGCTAAACGCCAGTTCGGTCGGTATCGCCAAGGCTGCCCTGGAAGCGATGAGCGGGTTGAATCTGTTTGGAGTGCGAGGTGGGCAGAATTCTGTGATTCATGTGCTGCCCGATGAAGTTGCCCGCTCACGGATTACTTTGGAATCCCTACTACCAAGGGAATCCAGTTCTAAAGAAGTGGATGCAGCGCTGCTCAGTGTGATTGGATTTCCAGCATTTGCCGTGGAAGACGGCGCATTGTGCGATCGCACCCGCAACGACATTATCACGAAGCTCCAGGGCAGGTATGGCTGTAAGCGGTTCCTGCGGGATGGACACCAGACCGTTTTGGAAGACACCAATCGCCTGCACTACGAACCCTGGGAACTGAAACAATTCGAGCATATTGAGTGCGAATGGCCCCTCTTCTTTACCTATCTGTTGCTGGATGGCGTATTCCGGGGTGATCCGGAGCAGGTCAAGGAGTATCAGGAGCGCCTGGAGCATGTCCTGGTCGAGCGAGATGGGCTAAAACTGCTGCCAGAACTGTACTACGTCCCCCAACCCGCGATCGACGCAGAACGGGAAAATCCTGGTAGTCAGGAACGTCTGCCGAATGAAAACGTTCCTCTGGTATGGGCACAAAGTCTCTACCTGTTAGGGAAAATGCTCAGCGAAGGGCTGTTGGCAGTTGGCGACATTGATCCACTGGGGCGGCATTTGCACATTCGGCAGCAGCGTAAGCCGATCGTCCAGGTTGCCCTATTGGCAGAAGACGAAACCCTCCAGGCAAAGTTAGCCGCCTACGGCATCGATACCCAAACCCCCAAGCAGGTCGAACCCCTCCAGGTGCGGCAGGCGGGTGAACTGGCGGCAATTTACACTCAGGTGGGGCGTAACGATAAACTTGGGTTGTCGGGAAGACCTGCCCGCCGCTTGCGCAGCCTCACCACTTCCCGAATTTTTCGAGTGCGGGGCGAAACGATCGTCTTTCTGCCCTCCCTGTCGGATCAACAACAGTTCTATCTCACCTTTGATCCCTATTTTCTGGTTGCCCAAATCCGGGCAGAACTGGCCCATATTCAACGGCACTGGAGTCAGCTCGGTCGCCCAACCCTGACCCTGTTGCTGACCAAAACCATGCTGGAAGGCGACGACCCCGATCGGGAAGACTCCATGCCATTGCTAACCCTCATCGAGGAACTCAAAAATGGCGACTGCAATGGGGTGCGGGTGAAATTGGGACGGCTCAGCCAATTTATGCTGACGGCTACGGTCGAACGGATGGATTTTTTGCATGATTTTGAGTTTACCCAGGCGTCCGGTTCGGGATGCCCTACCCGAATGTTTCTACCTGGCATTTAA
- a CDS encoding DUF3318 domain-containing protein, with translation MTSYASSSAKAEMSELRRLRTLLPPELQSWVSVEGTTAVNPPLITSEEIGKDEVEVQIDMVKWEQLALDQRNLLFWHEVARIQNDTIPKDGWEMAALAIGLGGAVGELWVQDGLLLLLALALCGVSGWRLWQKNNNEKVMTDLVEADEKAIALAQRFGYTLPNAYKSLGSALKVLIEQSPKKRLRSKYEARLDALKKSAAKAKPKMKTQSVDAY, from the coding sequence ATGACATCATACGCATCCTCCTCTGCCAAAGCCGAAATGAGTGAATTACGGCGGTTGAGAACCCTACTCCCCCCAGAGTTGCAAAGCTGGGTTTCAGTAGAGGGGACGACAGCTGTGAATCCACCGCTGATTACCAGTGAGGAAATCGGCAAGGATGAGGTTGAGGTTCAAATCGACATGGTGAAATGGGAGCAATTGGCACTCGACCAGCGCAACCTGCTGTTTTGGCATGAAGTTGCCCGCATTCAGAATGACACCATTCCCAAGGATGGCTGGGAAATGGCAGCCCTGGCGATCGGTCTGGGGGGGGCAGTCGGTGAACTGTGGGTTCAGGATGGGTTGCTGTTGCTGCTGGCGTTAGCACTGTGCGGTGTCTCTGGCTGGCGTCTCTGGCAAAAAAATAACAATGAAAAGGTCATGACTGACCTGGTTGAAGCAGACGAAAAGGCGATCGCCCTGGCCCAGCGGTTTGGCTACACCCTCCCCAATGCTTATAAGAGTCTTGGCAGTGCCCTCAAAGTTTTGATTGAACAATCTCCCAAAAAGCGGTTGCGCTCAAAGTATGAAGCCCGGCTGGATGCTCTGAAGAAGAGCGCTGCGAAAGCAAAACCCAAAATGAAGACCCAATCGGTTGATGCTTATTAG
- the guaA gene encoding glutamine-hydrolyzing GMP synthase, whose amino-acid sequence MTLQTEQQPEVASRTQLNRQMIVILDFGSQYSELIARRIRETQVYSEVLSYRTTAVQLRQLNPRGIILSGGPSSVYDKGAPHCDPEIWNLGIPILGVCYGMQLMVQQLGGEVERSDRGEYGKASLFIDDPTDLLTNVEDGTTMWMSHGDSVTQLPSGFELLAHTENTACAAVAHQERKLYGVQFHPEVVHSIGGLALIRNFVYHICTCEPTWTTAAFVEESIREIRAKVGDKRVLLALSGGVDSSTLAFLLHRAIGDQLTCMFIDQGFMRKLEPERLVKLFREQFHIPVEYVNARDRFLEAISGITDPEEKRKRIGHEFIQVFEEESRRLGPFDYLAQGTLYPDVIESADTNVDPQTGERVAVKIKSHHNVGGLPKDLRFKLVEPLRKLFKDEVRKVGRSIGLPEEIVQRHPFPGPGLAIRILGEVTEDRLDILRDADFIVRQEINRHGVYHDLWQAFAVLLPIRSVGVMGDQRTYAYPIVLRFVSSEDGMTADWARVPYDLLELIANRIVNEVRGVNRVVYDITSKPPGTIEWE is encoded by the coding sequence GTGACTCTACAGACCGAACAGCAACCCGAGGTTGCCTCACGCACTCAGCTTAACCGTCAAATGATTGTCATCCTGGATTTTGGCTCCCAATACTCCGAGCTGATCGCTCGTCGTATTCGGGAAACCCAGGTTTACTCTGAAGTACTGTCCTACCGCACCACTGCGGTACAACTGCGACAACTAAACCCCCGTGGCATTATTCTTTCTGGAGGTCCCAGTTCTGTTTATGACAAGGGCGCTCCCCATTGTGACCCGGAAATCTGGAATTTGGGAATTCCGATTTTGGGAGTCTGCTATGGCATGCAGCTCATGGTGCAGCAGTTGGGCGGAGAAGTAGAACGTTCCGATCGAGGGGAATACGGCAAAGCCTCCCTCTTCATTGATGATCCCACCGATCTGTTGACGAATGTGGAAGATGGCACAACCATGTGGATGAGTCACGGGGATTCTGTGACGCAATTGCCATCAGGGTTTGAACTACTGGCACATACGGAAAACACCGCCTGTGCTGCCGTTGCCCATCAGGAGAGGAAGCTTTATGGCGTTCAGTTTCACCCGGAAGTTGTTCACTCGATCGGTGGTTTGGCGTTAATCCGCAATTTTGTTTACCACATCTGTACCTGCGAACCAACCTGGACAACGGCGGCTTTTGTCGAGGAATCGATTCGGGAAATCCGTGCCAAGGTGGGAGACAAGCGGGTGCTGTTGGCACTGTCGGGAGGTGTGGATTCTTCCACGCTGGCGTTTTTGCTCCACCGAGCCATCGGGGATCAGCTCACCTGTATGTTTATCGACCAGGGCTTTATGCGGAAGCTTGAACCCGAACGCCTGGTGAAATTGTTCCGGGAACAGTTCCACATTCCGGTGGAGTATGTGAATGCCCGCGATCGCTTTTTGGAAGCGATCAGTGGCATCACTGATCCGGAGGAGAAACGCAAACGCATCGGGCATGAGTTTATTCAGGTGTTTGAGGAAGAGTCTAGACGGCTCGGTCCCTTCGATTATCTGGCACAGGGCACTCTTTACCCCGATGTAATCGAATCTGCCGACACCAATGTTGATCCCCAAACGGGAGAGCGAGTTGCGGTCAAAATTAAAAGCCACCACAATGTCGGAGGTTTGCCTAAGGATTTGCGCTTCAAACTGGTAGAACCGTTGCGTAAGCTATTTAAGGATGAGGTGCGCAAGGTGGGGCGCTCAATTGGTTTACCGGAGGAAATTGTCCAGCGCCATCCTTTCCCCGGTCCTGGTCTAGCGATCCGGATTCTGGGTGAAGTGACTGAGGATCGGTTAGACATCCTCCGTGATGCCGACTTTATTGTGCGCCAGGAAATTAATCGGCACGGGGTCTACCATGACCTCTGGCAGGCTTTTGCAGTGCTGCTCCCGATTCGCAGTGTGGGGGTCATGGGAGATCAGCGCACCTACGCCTACCCGATCGTCCTCCGGTTCGTTTCCAGCGAAGATGGGATGACGGCTGACTGGGCAAGGGTTCCCTACGATCTGCTGGAATTGATCGCAAATCGGATTGTGAATGAGGTCAGGGGAGTCAATCGGGTTGTTTATGACATCACCTCGAAACCACCTGGAACGATCGAGTGGGAGTGA
- the cbiD gene encoding cobalt-precorrin-5B (C(1))-methyltransferase CbiD: protein MSPRSGYTLPVFACAAAIAALRYLRQPQALVSVEVDLLEPSQTVDILIEQVAGLRADAAIAITRSDPGDNLDLTRDTPVWAMVEWGKDEQTEPILLLGGEGIGRHQVDDQPAIYSYAKRLLLHNLERWLEPEEKVRVTLILPEGRSLAQRTSNAAFGVVEGLSLLGTSGISQPLSAPGQLESYREDLKQKGSAFDGLVFCIGENGLDLVKQMGVDSARLVKTANWLGPLLVEAGMQGVKSILLFGYHGKLIKLAGGIFHTHHHVADGRMEILTAYCAKEGLSTPDLQTIFASPTAEDGLKYLRKLDAETGSDWVERVYGAIAETIDQRSQAYIHTHSDRTVRIGTVLFDRSRQVLVKSKNGAALLEQLLLG, encoded by the coding sequence ATGTCTCCCCGCTCTGGTTACACCCTACCGGTTTTTGCGTGTGCGGCTGCGATCGCCGCTCTCCGTTATTTACGTCAGCCGCAAGCGCTTGTCAGTGTTGAGGTAGACTTGCTGGAACCGTCCCAAACCGTGGATATTTTGATCGAGCAGGTTGCGGGATTACGGGCTGATGCGGCGATCGCCATTACCCGCAGCGATCCGGGGGACAATCTGGATCTCACCCGCGATACGCCTGTATGGGCAATGGTTGAATGGGGAAAGGATGAGCAAACAGAACCGATTCTGTTGCTGGGGGGAGAAGGCATTGGGCGGCACCAGGTGGATGATCAGCCCGCCATCTACAGCTATGCCAAACGCCTTTTGTTGCACAATCTGGAGCGCTGGTTAGAACCAGAGGAAAAAGTTCGAGTCACGCTAATTTTGCCAGAGGGGCGATCACTGGCTCAGCGCACCTCCAATGCAGCCTTTGGGGTGGTTGAGGGGCTTTCGCTCCTGGGGACAAGCGGCATTTCACAACCGCTCAGCGCTCCAGGGCAGCTTGAATCTTACCGGGAAGACCTGAAACAAAAGGGTTCTGCCTTCGATGGGCTGGTTTTCTGTATCGGCGAAAATGGGTTGGATCTGGTCAAGCAGATGGGTGTCGATTCCGCTCGTCTGGTGAAGACAGCAAATTGGCTGGGACCACTGCTGGTGGAGGCGGGGATGCAGGGAGTAAAGTCCATCCTGCTATTTGGCTACCACGGAAAATTAATCAAGCTGGCAGGGGGAATATTCCATACTCACCACCACGTAGCAGACGGACGGATGGAAATTTTAACTGCTTATTGTGCTAAAGAAGGATTGTCTACCCCAGACCTACAGACGATTTTTGCCAGTCCAACGGCAGAGGATGGGCTGAAGTATTTGCGCAAGCTGGATGCCGAAACAGGAAGTGATTGGGTCGAGCGGGTCTATGGAGCGATCGCCGAAACGATTGATCAGCGCTCCCAGGCGTATATTCACACCCATAGCGATCGCACCGTCAGGATTGGAACGGTTTTGTTCGATCGCAGCCGTCAAGTTCTGGTTAAGAGCAAAAACGGTGCCGCGCTACTTGAGCAACTACTGTTAGGCTAG
- a CDS encoding STAS domain-containing protein produces MNTTLDFSTSPITKPPYTSVSHLATSPQTDRLPIIVLQPNGSLDSTSSSEFQSVLEESLEQVTEGVIVDLLWVESTDADGIAALVAGIQRATLLGKLLSFQAMDGQTRAALEVEWNRQREISFGPRNDLFEKDLERFLDQLTKR; encoded by the coding sequence ATGAACACGACACTTGACTTCAGCACCAGCCCAATTACAAAGCCGCCCTATACCAGCGTTTCTCATTTAGCAACCTCGCCTCAAACCGATCGTCTTCCAATTATTGTCCTCCAACCTAACGGCTCCCTGGACAGTACCAGCAGTTCTGAATTTCAAAGCGTTTTAGAAGAGTCGCTGGAACAAGTAACCGAAGGTGTCATCGTTGATTTACTTTGGGTAGAGTCTACTGATGCCGATGGTATTGCGGCTCTGGTTGCCGGAATTCAACGGGCTACCCTGCTGGGTAAATTACTCTCCTTTCAAGCAATGGATGGGCAAACGCGGGCAGCCCTGGAAGTAGAGTGGAACCGCCAACGAGAGATTAGCTTTGGTCCCCGGAATGACTTGTTCGAGAAAGATTTGGAACGATTTTTGGATCAGCTAACGAAACGTTGA
- a CDS encoding MFS transporter — translation MLVIWGRLADRVGNRPILIAVGIIVAVTPIFWLGTGANQLSVWLWLPLLHILAGVTWAAIDLCNNNLQLGVAPVQNQATYFAVAAAAAGVSGALGTTAGGFLAEYTNLGGIPTLFAVSAAVRLVALLPLVFVHEQRGQSLHQMMQILFPAKTQPLAVETLQPVQIELSLEDPSE, via the coding sequence ATGCTAGTGATCTGGGGGCGCTTGGCAGATCGGGTTGGAAATCGTCCAATTTTAATTGCCGTCGGGATTATCGTTGCCGTAACACCCATATTTTGGTTAGGGACGGGAGCAAATCAACTATCAGTCTGGTTGTGGTTACCCCTGTTGCATATTCTGGCGGGAGTGACCTGGGCGGCGATCGACCTTTGTAATAACAATTTGCAACTGGGGGTTGCTCCTGTGCAAAACCAGGCGACTTATTTTGCGGTCGCAGCCGCAGCCGCAGGAGTTAGTGGGGCATTGGGAACTACAGCGGGGGGGTTTCTGGCGGAGTACACCAATTTAGGAGGAATTCCGACTTTGTTCGCCGTGTCTGCTGCGGTGCGTCTGGTAGCGCTGCTCCCCTTGGTGTTCGTCCATGAGCAGCGGGGGCAGTCGCTCCACCAGATGATGCAAATTCTATTTCCTGCCAAAACACAACCCCTTGCGGTTGAAACTTTGCAACCCGTGCAGATTGAACTCAGTTTGGAAGATCCGTCAGAATAG